The Flavobacterium johnsoniae genomic sequence ATAATACCGTAAAGCACACTTTGATTAATGCAGAAGAAACTCGTGAAGTTGTAATAAATGTTGTAAATTACGATATAGTTCAACAAACTTCATTGGCAAGCACAGAATATGCAGAAGGCGTAAATGAATTTATAAAAGCTGGTTTAACACAAATTCCATCAGATATTGTAAAACCATATCGAGTAAAAGAATCTCCGGTACAGTTTGAATGCAAGATAACGCAAATTATTCCGTTAGGAACTGAAGGAGGAGCAGGAAATTTGATTTTGTGTGAAGTTGTGAAAATTCATATTCATGAATCTATTTTAGATGAAAATGGAGCAATAGATCAGCATAAAATTGATTTGGTTTCAAGGCTAGGAAAAGATTGGTATTCAAGATCTAATCAAGGACTTTTTGAAGTAGCAAAACCCTTGACAACACTAGGAGTAGGCGTAGATGCGATTCCTGATTTTGTAAAAGAAAGTGCTGTTTTTGATGGTAATGATTTAGGTAAATTAGGCAATATTGAGGTCTTGCCCACAAAAGAAGAAGTTAGTATATTTGTGAAGGAAAATTTTTCTGTGAAAGGAGTTTTAAGTTCTGATGACCAGAAAAAAGTACATTTGGAAGCAAAAAAATATTTGGATAATGGCGATGTAGAATCGGCTTGGAAAGTGCTTTTAGCAAAAAAATAAAGAAGAATAGAAACAATAATTAATATAAACGAAGATGGAAGTTATAGGAAAAGTAAAAGTGGTTAATCCTGAGCAACAAGTTAGTGCTTCATTCAAAAAAAGAGAATTAGTAGTTACTACAGATGAGCAGTATCCACAGCACATTTTAATCGAATTTACACAAGATAAATGCGATTTATTAAGCAGCTATAAACAAGGAGAGGCAGTAAAAGTTTCTATCAATTTAAGAGGAAGAGAGTGGGTTAATCCGCAAGGAGAAACAAGATATTTCAATAGTATTCAAGGTTGGAGAATCGAAAGAGTAGGTAACGAAGCGCCAACACAAGCACCGCCAATGCCAGCTGCACAAACTTTTGCTCCTGCAACAAATGTAAGCGAAGACGAACCAGACGATTTACCGTTCTAAGAATTTAGAAATTGTAATATATTAAATTCCAAATTCCAATTCATTCGACTGAATTTGGGATTTGGAATTTTTTATTTCAACTTTTCAACATTGATTATTGTAAAAAGATGTATTATTTATTTAATGATTTATTTTTTCCACCAGTTACCGAAGCCGATGAAGAAGGTGTTTTGGCAATTGGAGGCGATTTAAGTTCAGAACGTTTACAATTGGCTTATAAAAGCGGTATTTTTCCTTGGTTTAATGAAGGAGAACCAATTCTTTGGTGGGCGCCAGATCCTAGAATGGTATTGTTTTTTGATGAACTGATAATTTCAAAAAGCATGAGAAACATTCTGAATAGAAGAATGTTTAAGGTAACGTATAATAAAAATTTTAAAGAAGTAATTTCGAATTGCCAACAAATAAAACGCGATGGGCAAAACGGAACTTGGATTTCTAACGAAATGATCGATGCGTATTGCAAATTAAATGAAGAAGGAATTGCAAAATCTGTTGAGGTTTGGCAAGATGAAAAGTTAGTCGGCGGTTTGTACGGAATTGATTTAGGAAAAGGAAATATTTTTTGCGGAGAAAGCATGTTTTCTAAGGTTTCAAATGCTTCAAAAGTCGCTTTTATTGCTTTAGCATTACATTTGCAAAAAGAAAAGTATAAATTACTGGATTGTCAGGTTTATAATCCACATTTAGAGAGTCTTGGCTGTCGCGAAATTGATCGTGAAGAGTTTATGTCCATTTTAAAAAGCAAATAAAAATGAGAACAGTTTACAGTGTAAAAGAAATCTATATTTATCCGATAAAAAGTTTGGCTGGCATTAGCTTAAAAAGTGCCAATGCAGAAGAAATGGGTTTTGAAAATGATCGCCGTTGGATGATTATTAATGCTGAAAATGTTCATGTTACACAGAGAGAATATCCAAAAATGAGTCAATTTTATCCTGAAGTTTCAGGAGATAAAATTAAAATTGTTTTTGAAGGAGAAACTCACGAATTTTTAATCAATGAACATCTTGAAAATGCAATAGATTCGCAAGTTTGGGATGATAAAAGTGAAGTTTTTGAAGTCAATAAAAATTCATCAAAATGGTTTAGCGATAAATTGGGTTTTGACTGTAAATTGGTAAAAATTATAAAAAACGGTGACAGAAAACATGAAAGTTCTAAATTAAAAGAAACCTTCAATGTGAGTCTTGCCGATGGATATCCATATTTATTAATTGGAACAGAAAGCCTTGATTTTTTGAATGAAAAATTAGAAGAAAAAATCACTATTAAAAGATTTCGTCCGAACATTGTTGTAAGTACTAAAAGTGCTCATGAAGAAGATGATTTTAAGGATTTTAAAATTGGAAAAGTTCAATTTAAAAATATAAAACCTTGCGGAAGATGTATTATGGTTAATAATGATCCGCAGAAAGGAATTGTAAAAAAAGAACCTCTGAAAACATTAAGTAAATACAGAAATGTTGATAATTCAGTTTTATTTGGAACTAATATTGTCAGCTTGAATTCGGGAA encodes the following:
- a CDS encoding flavin reductase family protein, which encodes MISINPKEIPTVKLQGYLQSAVGPRPIAFASTISAKGIPNLSPFSFFNVFSSNPPILVFSPSRRVRDNTVKHTLINAEETREVVINVVNYDIVQQTSLASTEYAEGVNEFIKAGLTQIPSDIVKPYRVKESPVQFECKITQIIPLGTEGGAGNLILCEVVKIHIHESILDENGAIDQHKIDLVSRLGKDWYSRSNQGLFEVAKPLTTLGVGVDAIPDFVKESAVFDGNDLGKLGNIEVLPTKEEVSIFVKENFSVKGVLSSDDQKKVHLEAKKYLDNGDVESAWKVLLAKK
- a CDS encoding DUF3127 domain-containing protein, producing the protein MEVIGKVKVVNPEQQVSASFKKRELVVTTDEQYPQHILIEFTQDKCDLLSSYKQGEAVKVSINLRGREWVNPQGETRYFNSIQGWRIERVGNEAPTQAPPMPAAQTFAPATNVSEDEPDDLPF
- the aat gene encoding leucyl/phenylalanyl-tRNA--protein transferase translates to MYYLFNDLFFPPVTEADEEGVLAIGGDLSSERLQLAYKSGIFPWFNEGEPILWWAPDPRMVLFFDELIISKSMRNILNRRMFKVTYNKNFKEVISNCQQIKRDGQNGTWISNEMIDAYCKLNEEGIAKSVEVWQDEKLVGGLYGIDLGKGNIFCGESMFSKVSNASKVAFIALALHLQKEKYKLLDCQVYNPHLESLGCREIDREEFMSILKSK
- a CDS encoding MOSC domain-containing protein; the encoded protein is MRTVYSVKEIYIYPIKSLAGISLKSANAEEMGFENDRRWMIINAENVHVTQREYPKMSQFYPEVSGDKIKIVFEGETHEFLINEHLENAIDSQVWDDKSEVFEVNKNSSKWFSDKLGFDCKLVKIIKNGDRKHESSKLKETFNVSLADGYPYLLIGTESLDFLNEKLEEKITIKRFRPNIVVSTKSAHEEDDFKDFKIGKVQFKNIKPCGRCIMVNNDPQKGIVKKEPLKTLSKYRNVDNSVLFGTNIVSLNSGIISVGDEVVF